A genomic window from Streptomyces sp. WMMC940 includes:
- a CDS encoding SpoIIE family protein phosphatase, translating into MNNARKSTEDADFRGPLDVTSAATFVLDERDVVIGWSHAAQELLGYRTDEIIGRPVAVILEPDGTPGPGAAPERRAAAGRAAGPGGSPLIPPFPEHDVHAAVHRDGHRMRLVTAVCLLSGTGQAERVVVVADRERLREWESRLAMLQGLATESPLGFAIYDVDLRLVWCNAASEREIGRPLAETRGELAEDLYPRGRFVTPGYPETLHAVMRQVLDTGEPFLDLHFRAEQPSDPGQEHLWSCSYYRLQDANGHVFGVCEDAFDISDRYEAQRQVNLLVEAGRSVGTTLDVLVTAGELAAVAVPEFADRVEVDLAPAVLEGEVPGGAGTRATDLLRAASRPAGAPDSRAPGPGPSAHATVDGRAGGAPGERSGLPRPVTYREGSPQHRSLASGGLVLEDDTLVVPLRAGGGVLGLATFVRDGRRSFFDRGAVAVADELVARAAVSVDNARRYTRERESALALQRQLLPQHLPSNSAVDLAYRYLPTDDLSGVGGDWFDVIPLSGTRVGLVVGDVVGHGLHAAATMGRLRTTVRALAPLDLPPDELLKRLDDLVGQSAQDSADALGTLTGDDDVAAGATCLYAVYDPVSRRCTMARAGHLPPAVVEPGGRVTFPDLPAGPPLGLGGLPFECLEIELSVGSLLALFTDGLVEARDRDIDKGLETLARVLAGGADPADSLEDLCDRAISELLPDGTTNDDTALLLVRTRELDDRRVAVWSLPAEPVAAGRARELVAHRLRSWGLDELVFTTELIASELVTNAVRYAEGPLHLRLIHDRTLVCEVADAGHTAPHLRHSADDDEGGRGLFIVAQLVQRWGTRYGQDGKAIWTEQALPAPSRPLPGAGVGVGDSTCLPDDPVPARP; encoded by the coding sequence CTTCCGCGGACCGCTCGACGTCACGAGCGCCGCCACGTTCGTGCTCGACGAGCGCGACGTCGTCATCGGCTGGAGCCACGCGGCGCAGGAGCTCCTCGGCTACCGGACCGACGAGATCATCGGACGGCCCGTCGCCGTGATCCTGGAGCCCGACGGCACACCCGGTCCCGGCGCCGCACCGGAACGCCGGGCGGCAGCCGGCCGGGCCGCCGGCCCGGGTGGCAGCCCCCTGATCCCTCCCTTCCCCGAGCACGACGTGCACGCCGCCGTCCACCGGGACGGCCACCGGATGCGGCTCGTGACCGCCGTCTGCCTGCTCTCCGGGACGGGTCAGGCGGAGCGCGTCGTCGTGGTGGCCGACCGGGAACGGCTCAGGGAATGGGAGTCCCGCCTCGCCATGCTCCAGGGGCTGGCCACCGAGTCGCCCCTGGGGTTCGCGATTTACGACGTCGATCTCCGGCTCGTCTGGTGCAACGCCGCCTCGGAGCGGGAGATCGGGCGCCCGCTCGCCGAGACCCGAGGCGAACTCGCCGAAGACCTCTACCCCAGGGGCAGGTTCGTCACCCCGGGGTACCCGGAGACGCTCCACGCGGTCATGCGTCAGGTGCTGGACACCGGGGAGCCGTTCCTCGACCTGCACTTCCGCGCGGAGCAGCCCAGCGATCCGGGCCAGGAACACCTCTGGTCCTGCTCCTACTACCGGCTGCAGGACGCGAACGGCCATGTGTTCGGCGTGTGCGAGGACGCCTTCGACATCTCCGACCGCTACGAGGCGCAGCGCCAGGTGAACCTGCTGGTCGAGGCGGGCCGCAGCGTCGGAACGACCCTGGACGTGCTCGTCACGGCCGGCGAACTCGCCGCGGTGGCCGTGCCGGAGTTCGCCGACCGCGTGGAGGTGGACCTGGCCCCCGCGGTCCTGGAGGGCGAGGTGCCGGGCGGTGCGGGAACCAGGGCGACGGATCTGCTGCGCGCCGCCTCTCGTCCGGCGGGGGCTCCGGATTCCCGGGCCCCGGGGCCCGGGCCCTCCGCCCACGCCACCGTCGACGGGCGGGCCGGTGGCGCTCCGGGGGAACGGAGCGGCCTCCCGCGGCCGGTGACGTACCGGGAGGGCTCGCCCCAGCACCGCAGCCTCGCCTCCGGCGGGCTCGTACTGGAGGACGACACCCTGGTCGTTCCCCTGCGTGCCGGAGGCGGTGTGCTGGGGCTCGCCACGTTCGTGCGCGACGGCCGGCGGAGCTTCTTCGACCGCGGGGCGGTCGCCGTGGCGGACGAACTCGTCGCCCGCGCCGCGGTGTCCGTCGACAACGCCCGCCGCTACACCCGGGAGAGGGAGTCGGCGCTGGCCCTCCAGCGGCAGCTCCTGCCCCAGCACCTCCCGTCGAACTCGGCCGTCGACCTGGCGTACCGCTATCTGCCCACGGACGACCTCAGCGGGGTCGGCGGCGACTGGTTCGACGTCATCCCGCTGTCCGGGACGCGCGTCGGGCTCGTCGTCGGCGACGTGGTGGGCCACGGCCTGCACGCGGCGGCCACCATGGGGCGGCTGCGCACGACCGTACGGGCGCTGGCGCCCCTGGACCTGCCGCCCGACGAACTCCTCAAACGACTCGACGACCTCGTCGGGCAGTCGGCCCAGGACAGCGCCGACGCCCTCGGCACGCTCACCGGCGACGACGACGTCGCGGCCGGTGCCACCTGCCTGTACGCCGTCTACGACCCCGTGTCGCGACGGTGCACCATGGCGCGCGCCGGGCACCTGCCGCCGGCGGTCGTCGAACCCGGGGGGCGCGTCACCTTCCCCGACCTGCCGGCCGGACCCCCGCTGGGGCTGGGCGGGCTGCCCTTCGAGTGCCTGGAGATCGAGCTGTCCGTCGGCAGTCTGCTGGCGCTCTTCACGGACGGCCTGGTCGAGGCCCGCGACCGGGACATCGACAAGGGGCTGGAGACCCTGGCGCGGGTACTCGCCGGGGGCGCGGATCCCGCGGACTCCCTGGAGGACCTGTGCGACCGGGCCATCTCCGAACTGCTGCCCGACGGCACCACCAACGACGACACCGCGCTGCTGCTGGTACGGACCCGGGAGCTGGACGACCGCAGGGTGGCCGTCTGGAGCCTGCCGGCGGAACCCGTCGCCGCGGGTCGCGCGCGCGAGCTCGTCGCGCACCGGCTGCGGTCCTGGGGGCTGGACGAACTGGTCTTCACCACCGAGCTGATCGCGAGCGAGCTGGTCACGAACGCGGTCAGATACGCCGAAGGGCCGCTGCACCTGAGGCTCATCCACGACCGCACCCTGGTGTGCGAGGTGGCGGACGCCGGCCACACCGCCCCCCACCTCCGCCACAGTGCCGACGACGACGAGGGTGGGCGCGGGCTGTTCATCGTCGCCCAGCTCGTCCAGCGCTGGGGCACGCGGTACGGCCAGGACGGCAAGGCCATTTGGACCGAGCAGGCCCTCCCGGCACCCTCGCGTCCGCTCCCCGGCGCCGGCGTCGGCGTCGGCGACTCGACCTGCCTCCCGGACGACCCGGTGCCGGCCCGCCCCTGA